Proteins encoded within one genomic window of Bermanella sp. WJH001:
- a CDS encoding YhdH/YhfP family quinone oxidoreductase codes for MKYSALVVDENASGEYSSEIKEFDLSNLPAGDILIKVSYSSVNYKDALSFSGNKGVTQKFPHTPGIDASGEVVESNHSEFPVGTKVIVTGYDLGMNTFGGFGEYIRVPSDWVIKLPDSLSEKEAMAWGTAGLTAALCVDKLINNQVSKTKPILVSGATGGVGSIAISLLSKLGYQVHALTSKVDRFVYLKALGAQDVVLREDFIDDSKRPLLKPKYSGAVDVAGGTVLASILKVIDYQGVVACCGLVASPSLNTTVLPFILRDISLLGVDSVELPLARKKGVWVKIATEWQLKDLLSSCTEISKSELSETMTQMLKGNISGRFILKH; via the coding sequence ATGAAATACAGTGCATTGGTTGTTGATGAAAACGCTTCTGGCGAATACAGCTCTGAAATAAAAGAGTTTGATTTAAGCAATTTACCTGCGGGTGATATTTTAATTAAAGTAAGCTATTCATCGGTTAACTATAAAGATGCATTGTCTTTTTCTGGCAATAAAGGTGTGACTCAAAAATTCCCTCATACGCCTGGCATAGACGCGTCTGGCGAGGTAGTTGAGTCTAACCACAGTGAGTTTCCAGTGGGCACTAAAGTTATCGTGACTGGATATGATCTTGGAATGAATACCTTTGGTGGTTTTGGTGAATATATTCGTGTGCCAAGTGATTGGGTGATCAAACTACCTGACAGCCTGTCTGAAAAAGAAGCCATGGCTTGGGGGACGGCAGGGCTTACGGCAGCACTATGTGTTGATAAACTTATCAATAATCAAGTTTCTAAAACGAAGCCAATTTTAGTATCAGGGGCAACTGGTGGTGTCGGCAGCATTGCGATATCTCTGTTATCAAAACTGGGTTATCAGGTTCATGCGCTTACATCTAAAGTTGATAGGTTTGTATATCTTAAAGCGTTAGGAGCTCAAGATGTCGTATTAAGAGAAGACTTTATTGATGACTCAAAACGTCCGCTTCTTAAACCTAAGTATTCAGGTGCAGTCGATGTTGCAGGTGGCACTGTATTGGCAAGTATTCTAAAGGTGATTGATTACCAAGGCGTAGTTGCATGCTGTGGACTGGTGGCATCGCCGTCACTTAACACAACAGTTTTGCCATTTATTTTGCGTGATATTAGCCTGCTCGGCGTGGATTCTGTTGAATTGCCCTTGGCCAGAAAAAAAGGAGTATGGGTTAAAATTGCCACTGAATGGCAATTAAAAGATTTATTGAGCTCATGCACTGAAATTTCAAAATCTGAGCTCAGCGAAACCATGACTCAAATGCTGAAAGGCAATATATCTGGACGCTTTATTCTTAAGCACTAA
- the sohB gene encoding protease SohB, producing the protein MEFLSEYGLFLAKAVTFVVVVAMIIGLVASAGQKPKPENITVHFLNEKLSKLKQKLQESVLDKKQLKTLKKEENKAKKKNKDEEQAPREKVYVLNFNGDIKASQSEQLKDEITALLSMEGHVDEVVVKVESGGGMVHQYGYAASQLDRIKAQGIPLTICVDKVAASGGYMMAVVADKIIAAPFAVIGSIGVIAQLPNFNKLLKKNDIDFEVHTAGEYKRTLTVFGENTDKAREKFREDLADVHVLFKNFIHQHRPSVDLEKVANGDVWYGQDALAQDLVDIVSTSDDYLLARCKEADVYELKSEQKKPLLKRLGASAQGALYQSIESAVNKLAFHKWYM; encoded by the coding sequence GTGGAATTTTTATCTGAATATGGTCTGTTTTTGGCCAAAGCCGTCACATTTGTAGTGGTGGTTGCCATGATTATCGGACTGGTTGCCAGTGCTGGGCAAAAACCGAAACCTGAAAATATAACTGTACACTTTTTGAACGAAAAACTAAGCAAGCTAAAACAAAAACTGCAAGAGAGTGTGCTTGATAAAAAACAATTAAAAACTCTTAAAAAAGAAGAAAATAAGGCAAAAAAGAAGAATAAAGACGAAGAACAAGCTCCAAGAGAGAAGGTGTACGTTCTCAATTTTAATGGTGATATTAAAGCCAGTCAGAGTGAGCAGTTAAAAGACGAAATTACCGCACTTTTGAGCATGGAAGGTCATGTCGATGAGGTAGTTGTTAAAGTAGAAAGTGGCGGTGGTATGGTCCATCAATATGGTTATGCAGCTTCTCAACTTGATCGAATTAAAGCCCAGGGAATTCCTTTAACTATTTGTGTTGATAAGGTTGCGGCAAGTGGCGGCTATATGATGGCAGTGGTGGCCGATAAGATTATTGCCGCACCATTTGCTGTAATTGGATCGATAGGTGTTATTGCGCAGTTACCAAACTTTAATAAACTGCTCAAAAAGAATGATATTGATTTTGAAGTTCATACGGCAGGTGAGTATAAGCGTACTCTAACTGTTTTTGGTGAAAATACAGATAAGGCCCGAGAAAAATTCAGAGAAGATTTAGCCGATGTACACGTTCTGTTTAAAAACTTTATTCACCAGCATCGCCCATCGGTTGATCTTGAAAAAGTTGCCAACGGTGATGTTTGGTATGGTCAAGATGCACTCGCTCAAGATCTTGTTGATATAGTTTCTACTAGTGATGATTATCTGTTAGCTCGTTGCAAAGAAGCCGATGTCTATGAGCTCAAAAGTGAACAGAAGAAACCTTTATTAAAGCGTTTAGGCGCGAGTGCTCAAGGTGCTTTGTATCAGTCAATTGAATCGGCTGTTAATAAGTTAGCGTTTCATAAGTGGTATATGTAA
- a CDS encoding SCP2 sterol-binding domain-containing protein, producing MTSVADIIEQMKAKFNADAAAGMENVFQFSIEDGDDFFVAVNDGNFEIGSGSHDDPSVTLIMSTETLVGIMTGETDGMQAFMAGQLRAEGDMMLATKLGELFPQ from the coding sequence ATGACTTCAGTTGCTGACATCATTGAACAAATGAAAGCAAAATTTAATGCTGATGCTGCTGCTGGCATGGAAAACGTATTCCAATTCAGCATCGAAGATGGTGATGATTTTTTCGTTGCGGTTAATGACGGCAACTTCGAAATCGGTAGCGGTTCACACGACGACCCATCTGTAACTCTAATCATGAGCACTGAAACCCTAGTAGGTATCATGACTGGCGAAACTGACGGTATGCAAGCATTCATGGCTGGCCAGCTACGTGCTGAAGGCGACATGATGCTAGCGACTAAACTTGGTGAATTGTTCCCACAATAA
- the dnaQ gene encoding DNA polymerase III subunit epsilon, with protein sequence MRQIVLDTETTGIGEGHKIIEIGCVELVNRKLTGKHYHQYINPQRLVDPEAMEVHGITDEFLEDKPLFSQVADDFISFIKGAQLVIHNAPFDVGFMDREFAALTGYPKTADICTVLDTLTLARQMHPGQRNSLDALCRRYGIDNSHRELHGALLDSEILADVYLLMTGGQTDLTLDSKDEESDEPSEQEILKSLIVDPSIAANLPVYGVSTEESTSHAAFLEMLSGKCEKVLWHK encoded by the coding sequence ATGCGTCAAATAGTACTGGATACAGAAACAACAGGTATTGGTGAAGGCCATAAAATAATTGAGATTGGTTGTGTAGAGTTAGTTAATAGAAAGCTAACAGGCAAGCATTACCATCAATACATCAATCCACAGCGCCTAGTTGATCCGGAAGCCATGGAGGTTCATGGCATTACGGATGAATTTTTAGAAGATAAGCCGCTTTTTTCGCAAGTAGCAGATGACTTTATCTCGTTCATAAAAGGCGCTCAGCTTGTTATTCATAATGCCCCGTTTGATGTGGGGTTTATGGATCGAGAGTTCGCTGCATTAACGGGCTACCCAAAAACGGCGGATATCTGCACAGTATTAGATACCCTTACACTTGCTCGTCAAATGCACCCAGGCCAGCGAAATAGCTTGGATGCACTGTGTCGCCGTTACGGTATCGATAATAGTCATCGTGAACTGCATGGCGCACTTTTAGACTCTGAGATATTAGCAGATGTGTATTTGCTAATGACGGGTGGACAGACTGATTTAACGCTTGATAGTAAAGACGAAGAATCTGATGAGCCTAGCGAACAAGAGATTCTTAAAAGTCTAATTGTCGACCCATCAATAGCGGCAAATTTACCTGTTTATGGTGTTAGTACAGAAGAATCAACCAGTCATGCTGCATTTTTAGAGATGCTGTCTGGTAAGTGTGAAAAAGTTCTGTGGCATAAGTAG
- the rnhA gene encoding ribonuclease HI, producing MYTDGACKGNPGPGGWGAWLRFGSNEKELFGGELNTTNNRMELMAAIAGLELLTRPCAVELTTDSEYLRKGVLEWMENWKKRGWKTAAKQPVKNQDLWMRLDKAISTHSINWHWVKGHSGHPGNEKADQLANKGVEQLLKGSTCVK from the coding sequence ATGTATACTGATGGTGCTTGTAAGGGGAATCCCGGGCCGGGAGGCTGGGGGGCTTGGTTGCGTTTTGGCTCAAACGAAAAAGAGCTATTTGGTGGTGAGTTGAATACTACAAATAACAGAATGGAACTGATGGCGGCTATTGCGGGTCTAGAGCTGTTAACCAGACCATGTGCCGTAGAACTGACTACCGATAGTGAATATTTAAGAAAAGGCGTGCTTGAGTGGATGGAGAATTGGAAGAAGCGTGGCTGGAAAACAGCGGCCAAGCAGCCAGTTAAAAATCAAGACCTTTGGATGCGATTAGATAAGGCTATTTCTACACATAGTATTAATTGGCATTGGGTCAAAGGCCACTCAGGTCATCCGGGTAATGAAAAGGCTGATCAGTTAGCTAATAAAGGTGTTGAGCAGTTACTAAAAGGATCAACATGCGTCAAATAG
- a CDS encoding class I SAM-dependent methyltransferase: protein MNKGWQDTKAAKHLWPLEVEALSALMPDLHGHYLLQLSAFNQSIVKTTTLRHHFFASHQKNNQLQVDYEALPFRENSVDCVVSHHIFEHQGAAHQCLREAARIVVPNGYLVIVGFNPYSTWGLGRVFSKYSLAPKGRFVSQSRLVDWLTLLGFRVEQVQQLQYAPPVMLKYFPRLSRQLDRLLGYIGLPGAGVYMLLARKLVAGRTPIRPQWRALGGRRIPVATTSARGLSVPSR, encoded by the coding sequence ATGAATAAGGGTTGGCAGGATACAAAGGCGGCAAAACACCTTTGGCCCCTTGAGGTTGAGGCGTTAAGTGCGCTCATGCCTGATTTGCATGGCCATTATCTTTTGCAACTAAGTGCCTTTAATCAGTCGATAGTGAAGACCACTACACTGAGGCATCATTTTTTCGCTTCGCATCAGAAAAACAATCAGTTGCAGGTTGATTATGAGGCACTTCCTTTTCGCGAAAATAGTGTCGACTGTGTGGTTTCACATCATATTTTTGAGCACCAAGGCGCTGCCCATCAGTGCTTAAGAGAAGCCGCTCGTATTGTTGTGCCAAATGGCTACCTTGTTATTGTTGGTTTTAATCCTTACAGCACCTGGGGTTTAGGGCGTGTTTTTTCAAAATATAGCTTGGCACCTAAAGGGCGCTTTGTTTCACAATCTAGGTTGGTCGACTGGTTAACGCTGCTGGGCTTTAGAGTTGAGCAGGTTCAACAGCTGCAATACGCTCCTCCGGTAATGCTTAAGTACTTTCCTCGACTATCACGCCAGCTGGATCGTTTATTGGGTTATATTGGCTTACCTGGGGCTGGTGTATATATGTTGCTTGCACGTAAATTGGTTGCAGGAAGAACCCCAATTCGGCCACAATGGAGGGCTTTGGGTGGCCGTAGAATTCCGGTTGCTACCACTAGTGCAAGAGGTTTAAGTGTCCCAAGTCGTTGA
- a CDS encoding LysM peptidoglycan-binding domain-containing protein — protein sequence MFSRIFITLSASFFLSGCNLIKPNIDQTNAYQAPTLLIDQQLPEIRDPEVDESTVIIEAEPEVSDLWQRVRNQYQLDSDLDNNAITAQLNWFKRHQSYIDRVSLRAERYLYFIMEQIDVRDMPGEIALLPIVESAFDPFAYSHGRASGVWQFIPSTGHIYGLNQDWWYDGRRDIRRSTIGALKFLKGLSREFKSDWMLALAAYNSGAGTVRKAIRKNKRKGLPTDFWSLSLPKETRDYVPKLIALAKLVADPEKHGITLPFIANKPYFAVVDTGSQMDLSQAALMAGVELEEIYKLNPQYNQWATSPNGPHEILVPIENKEQIEQQLAEVEPHQRIKWQRYKVSSGDSLISIAKKFHTTPDALKQVNPIQGNLLRIGDMLLIPTAFNNLASYTYSAKNRKSTKQNNTRGPKGSSKISHSVQSGDSFWSLSKEHKVSVKSIARWNGMAPKDPLIPGQKLVIWSQTQNGWGKQNREVIRKIRYRVRNGDSLHRIADKFNVSVKDIQRWNQIQKRKYLQPGDELILYVDVTQAG from the coding sequence TTGTTTTCACGCATTTTTATCACACTAAGCGCATCTTTTTTTCTAAGTGGTTGTAATTTAATCAAACCCAACATAGATCAAACAAATGCTTATCAAGCTCCAACCTTACTCATTGATCAACAATTACCTGAAATTCGCGACCCTGAAGTAGATGAATCGACTGTTATTATCGAGGCAGAGCCAGAGGTCAGTGATTTATGGCAAAGAGTGCGAAACCAATATCAGTTAGACAGCGATCTTGATAATAACGCTATAACAGCTCAATTAAACTGGTTTAAACGCCATCAATCTTACATTGATAGGGTGTCTTTAAGAGCTGAGCGTTACCTGTACTTTATTATGGAGCAAATTGATGTCAGGGATATGCCAGGTGAAATAGCCCTTCTTCCAATTGTAGAAAGTGCTTTTGACCCGTTTGCTTATAGCCATGGAAGAGCCTCTGGCGTATGGCAATTCATACCCAGCACAGGACACATTTACGGTTTAAATCAAGATTGGTGGTATGACGGGCGCAGAGACATACGCCGTTCCACCATAGGCGCACTAAAGTTCCTAAAAGGGTTGTCTCGTGAATTCAAGAGCGACTGGATGCTTGCCTTAGCTGCTTATAACTCAGGTGCCGGCACTGTTAGAAAAGCGATACGCAAAAATAAGCGCAAAGGGCTGCCTACTGACTTTTGGTCACTTTCTTTACCCAAAGAAACAAGGGATTACGTCCCCAAGCTTATTGCACTGGCTAAGTTAGTTGCAGACCCTGAGAAGCATGGTATCACCCTACCCTTTATTGCCAATAAACCCTATTTTGCAGTGGTAGATACCGGCAGCCAAATGGACTTAAGCCAAGCAGCGCTTATGGCAGGGGTAGAATTGGAAGAGATCTATAAACTCAACCCCCAATATAACCAATGGGCAACCAGTCCAAACGGACCCCATGAGATATTAGTACCGATTGAAAATAAAGAACAAATTGAACAACAACTAGCCGAAGTCGAGCCGCACCAACGTATTAAATGGCAAAGATATAAGGTAAGCAGTGGTGATTCGTTAATATCGATCGCAAAGAAATTCCACACCACGCCCGATGCGCTTAAGCAGGTTAACCCTATCCAAGGGAATCTATTGCGCATTGGGGATATGCTGCTCATCCCAACCGCATTTAACAACCTAGCTAGCTATACTTATTCGGCTAAAAACCGCAAAAGCACGAAGCAAAATAATACCCGCGGGCCAAAAGGTTCGTCTAAAATCAGTCACTCAGTACAAAGCGGTGATAGTTTTTGGAGCTTATCAAAAGAGCACAAAGTATCCGTTAAAAGCATCGCACGATGGAACGGGATGGCCCCAAAGGATCCTTTAATTCCAGGCCAAAAGCTTGTTATATGGTCACAAACACAAAACGGCTGGGGCAAGCAGAATCGAGAAGTCATTCGTAAAATCCGCTATCGCGTACGCAACGGTGATAGCCTACATCGTATTGCCGATAAATTTAATGTGAGTGTGAAAGACATTCAGCGCTGGAATCAAATTCAAAAAAGAAAATACCTCCAGCCAGGTGATGAACTCATTCTTTATGTGGATGTCACACAAGCAGGCTAG
- a CDS encoding ABC transporter permease subunit yields the protein MQSYFLQRLLLIIPTFIGITLLVFTLTRLVPGGPIERMLAEAQFSNSATSSSTNGFGSQSLSEDQLDQLKAYYGFDKPIVSSYFEWLWKILKLDLGESTRYGEPVWESIKDRLPISIFYGVTTMILTYLICIPLGIVKAIKHGTPFDHASSAFIFISYAVPGYVIGIACIAYFAVHLEWFPLGGFVSDEFEYLSTWEKVKDLLNHAALPLIAYMMGSLAVMTFMMKNALMENLAADYVRTATAKGFSFKQAVTRHALRNSLIPLATHFGQNIGVILGGSFLIEKIFNIDGIGLLGYEALVERDYPVVMGILVISAVLYLIGNILSDICVAWADPRIRFGENK from the coding sequence ATGCAAAGCTACTTTTTACAGCGGTTATTGCTAATCATCCCTACGTTCATTGGGATAACACTATTAGTATTTACTTTAACTCGCCTTGTTCCGGGTGGACCCATTGAGCGTATGCTGGCTGAAGCCCAGTTTTCTAACTCAGCCACTTCTTCGAGCACCAATGGCTTTGGCTCTCAAAGTTTAAGTGAAGATCAGCTTGATCAACTAAAAGCTTATTATGGTTTTGATAAGCCGATCGTCAGTAGCTACTTTGAGTGGCTGTGGAAAATTTTAAAGCTCGATCTTGGTGAATCCACTCGCTATGGTGAGCCGGTTTGGGAAAGCATCAAAGACAGACTGCCAATATCAATTTTTTATGGCGTCACAACCATGATACTCACCTATTTAATATGCATCCCCCTAGGTATCGTTAAAGCCATTAAGCACGGCACGCCATTCGATCACGCCTCTTCCGCATTTATTTTTATTAGCTACGCGGTGCCTGGCTATGTCATTGGTATAGCTTGCATCGCTTATTTTGCCGTTCATTTGGAATGGTTCCCCTTAGGCGGTTTTGTGAGTGACGAATTTGAATATCTATCAACATGGGAAAAAGTAAAAGATCTTCTTAATCACGCTGCACTCCCATTAATTGCTTATATGATGGGCTCACTAGCCGTCATGACGTTCATGATGAAAAACGCTTTAATGGAAAACCTAGCAGCCGATTATGTTAGAACAGCCACAGCAAAAGGCTTTAGTTTCAAACAGGCTGTAACACGCCATGCACTACGAAACAGCCTAATACCTCTTGCCACACATTTCGGACAAAATATTGGAGTTATATTGGGAGGCTCTTTCCTAATAGAAAAAATATTTAACATTGATGGTATAGGGCTACTTGGCTACGAAGCACTTGTCGAGAGGGATTACCCTGTCGTCATGGGAATACTTGTCATCTCCGCTGTCCTGTACTTAATTGGCAACATACTCAGTGATATTTGCGTAGCATGGGCAGACCCTAGAATTCGCTTTGGGGAGAATAAGTAA
- a CDS encoding ABC transporter permease subunit, which translates to MFSPQAKRRWQRFKSIKRGYYSFITICILIFVSLFAEIWVNNRPIIIQYNNTLYFPSYGDIIPGNTFGLDYNWETNYQELKQSFKEKPESGNWMISALIPYNPFENHFIEGEYPPYAPSFENKHYLGTDMAGRDILSRIIYGFRIAILFSLFLLVITYVIGILIGALMGFLGGTFDLIFQRVIEILSNVPILYIIMIVASIITPNFWTLALMLGAFSWMGLTWYMRTETYRENTREYVLAARSIGASNWRIMFKHILPNSVSILITFFPFSVVSGITALTSLDYLGFGLPAPTPSWGELLQQGTNNLDYQWIAASAVVALTIVLTLVTFIGEAVREAFDPKKHSYFS; encoded by the coding sequence ATGTTTTCACCTCAAGCTAAGCGCAGATGGCAAAGATTTAAAAGTATTAAACGTGGCTACTACTCTTTTATCACAATTTGTATTCTTATTTTTGTTAGCCTGTTTGCAGAAATATGGGTAAACAATCGCCCTATCATTATTCAATATAACAATACTTTGTACTTTCCCAGTTATGGCGACATCATACCGGGCAATACTTTTGGTTTAGATTACAACTGGGAAACCAACTACCAAGAACTCAAACAATCATTTAAAGAAAAGCCCGAATCCGGCAATTGGATGATCAGCGCGCTGATCCCTTACAATCCATTTGAAAATCATTTTATCGAAGGTGAATACCCACCATACGCCCCCTCTTTTGAAAACAAACATTATCTTGGCACCGACATGGCAGGAAGGGATATTCTATCGCGTATCATTTATGGCTTTCGAATTGCAATTTTGTTTTCACTTTTCCTTTTAGTTATCACTTATGTTATCGGTATTTTGATTGGAGCCCTCATGGGGTTTCTCGGCGGTACGTTTGATTTAATTTTTCAGCGAGTCATTGAGATTTTATCCAATGTGCCAATCTTATATATCATCATGATAGTCGCATCCATTATCACCCCTAACTTTTGGACGCTGGCTTTAATGTTAGGAGCATTTAGCTGGATGGGACTAACATGGTATATGCGCACTGAAACCTATCGAGAAAACACACGAGAATATGTATTAGCCGCTCGTTCAATTGGTGCATCAAACTGGAGGATTATGTTTAAACATATACTTCCGAACTCTGTTTCAATTCTAATTACTTTCTTCCCATTTTCAGTTGTAAGCGGCATTACTGCATTGACCAGCTTAGATTACCTAGGTTTCGGTTTGCCTGCGCCCACCCCTAGCTGGGGTGAATTATTACAGCAAGGTACAAATAATTTAGATTACCAATGGATAGCAGCTTCAGCGGTCGTTGCACTAACTATTGTACTAACACTTGTCACATTTATTGGTGAGGCTGTTCGAGAAGCCTTTGATCCTAAAAAGCATTCCTACTTTAGCTGA
- a CDS encoding extracellular solute-binding protein has protein sequence MKIIKSVLFLFCLLANHFSFAQSSSLPSDLKWETNNTAPVWAEPKALKGGVFTEFMLTFPPTLRTVGPDSNSSFRSYINANQLGLVGMHPNTLEIIPQLATSWAYGKDGKTVFYKLDPAARWSDGQAVTADDFLFTLEFMRSPHINAPWYNNYYTEQVIDIAKYDTHTISITGAVAHPKEDLHYYYGIGPTPKHFYKKIDENWIKDNNWSIVPNTGPYQITKIKKGKQVEFTRKQDWWAKDYKYNQGRFNVDKVIIKVIRDVNIAYSHFEKGNLDTFGLVQPEFWHNKAKGMLYDKGFVEKFFFYNDTPRSSSGFFLNQDNEILKDKNVRLALSHALNFDKVINTVLRGDYERLQTFHTGYGEYSNESINAREFNLDKANQLLNDSPWSVRGGDGIRTNNGKRLSLDLSYGRKEHSERWSILKQDALKAGIEINLVLQDSSSHYKTIMQKQHQIASLGWSTGFRPAYWQHFHSENAHKPQTNNVTNMDNPDLDKKIMQYRSETNKDLRIKLAKEIEQMIHDSAAFIPDFKVPYTRGAHWRWIKFPKIPGTKTSDTLYSPFSDGGIFWIDNQVKIETKTARKSKTQYPAVNKTFEQFRVATP, from the coding sequence ATGAAAATAATAAAAAGCGTTTTGTTTCTATTCTGCCTCTTAGCAAATCATTTTTCATTTGCACAAAGCAGCTCACTGCCTTCTGACTTAAAGTGGGAAACAAACAATACAGCCCCAGTCTGGGCAGAGCCAAAAGCATTAAAAGGCGGTGTTTTTACCGAGTTTATGCTTACATTTCCACCCACATTAAGAACAGTTGGGCCTGATTCAAATAGCTCATTTAGATCATATATTAATGCTAACCAATTAGGCCTTGTTGGCATGCACCCCAATACATTAGAGATTATCCCGCAACTAGCTACATCATGGGCGTATGGAAAAGATGGAAAAACTGTCTTCTACAAACTTGACCCTGCCGCAAGGTGGAGTGATGGCCAAGCGGTCACTGCCGATGACTTTTTATTTACACTTGAATTTATGCGTTCGCCACACATTAACGCTCCTTGGTACAACAACTATTACACCGAACAAGTTATCGATATCGCAAAATATGACACTCATACTATTTCAATAACAGGTGCGGTTGCACATCCAAAGGAAGACTTACACTACTATTATGGTATTGGCCCTACCCCAAAACACTTCTACAAAAAAATTGACGAAAATTGGATTAAGGATAACAACTGGTCAATCGTACCTAATACAGGCCCTTACCAAATTACAAAAATCAAAAAGGGCAAGCAAGTTGAATTCACCCGCAAACAAGACTGGTGGGCCAAAGATTATAAATACAACCAAGGCCGCTTTAATGTCGACAAAGTTATCATTAAGGTCATCCGTGATGTCAATATTGCCTATAGCCACTTTGAAAAAGGTAATCTTGATACTTTTGGGTTGGTTCAGCCGGAATTTTGGCACAACAAAGCTAAAGGCATGCTGTATGACAAAGGTTTTGTTGAAAAATTCTTTTTTTACAATGACACCCCAAGATCAAGCTCGGGCTTCTTTTTGAATCAAGATAATGAAATATTAAAAGACAAAAACGTCCGCCTAGCACTAAGTCATGCGCTTAACTTTGATAAGGTAATCAACACCGTCTTGCGTGGCGATTATGAAAGGCTTCAAACCTTTCACACAGGTTATGGTGAATATTCAAATGAAAGCATTAACGCTCGTGAATTTAATTTAGATAAAGCAAATCAACTGCTAAACGATAGCCCTTGGTCAGTGCGTGGAGGTGATGGCATTAGAACCAATAACGGTAAACGTTTAAGTCTTGATTTATCTTATGGCAGGAAAGAGCATAGCGAACGCTGGTCAATACTCAAGCAAGATGCCTTAAAAGCAGGAATCGAGATCAATCTTGTTTTGCAAGATTCATCATCACACTACAAAACCATCATGCAAAAACAACATCAAATCGCCTCACTTGGTTGGAGCACTGGATTTAGACCGGCATATTGGCAACACTTTCACAGTGAAAATGCCCATAAACCACAAACCAATAATGTCACCAACATGGACAACCCAGATCTTGATAAAAAGATCATGCAATATCGCAGCGAAACAAATAAAGACCTACGTATAAAGCTGGCAAAAGAAATAGAACAAATGATTCATGATTCAGCGGCATTTATTCCAGATTTCAAAGTACCTTACACCCGCGGCGCTCATTGGCGCTGGATAAAATTCCCGAAAATACCGGGCACAAAAACCAGTGATACCCTGTATTCTCCATTCTCTGACGGTGGGATATTCTGGATTGATAACCAAGTAAAAATTGAAACAAAAACGGCACGAAAAAGTAAAACTCAATATCCTGCCGTCAATAAAACTTTTGAGCAGTTCAGGGTCGCGACACCATGA
- a CDS encoding ABC transporter ATP-binding protein, which produces MSKKEHLLSVKDLCVDFETDQGTLNVLDHVSFDIEKGKTLGLVGESGCGKSVTSLAIMKLLPQPAGKIRSGAVSFKDIPLSSLAAEELRQIRGNRIAMIFQEPMTALNPVKSIGKQIIEVFELHRPELTKKQMLQETISVLDKVGIPDAQKRISEYPHQLSGGMRQRVMIAMALACKPDLLIADEPTTALDVTIQAQILDLMQSLQKEYGMGILFITHDLGVIAQLCDDVVVMYAGRVAEKCSVEALFKQPKHPYTKGLLNSIPKLNQPNKSRLNTIEGQVPTLQNMPQGCRFYNRCPFKQDNCKTLDHSFINQKGSHYVNCLHWDKF; this is translated from the coding sequence ATGAGCAAAAAGGAACACCTACTAAGCGTTAAAGATCTTTGCGTTGACTTTGAAACTGACCAAGGCACGTTAAATGTTCTTGATCATGTTAGTTTTGATATTGAAAAAGGAAAAACCCTTGGCTTAGTGGGTGAATCAGGCTGTGGGAAAAGTGTTACATCCTTAGCCATTATGAAATTATTACCTCAACCAGCGGGTAAAATCCGCTCAGGTGCAGTTTCATTTAAAGATATCCCATTGTCTAGCTTGGCAGCTGAAGAACTGCGACAAATACGCGGCAACCGAATTGCCATGATTTTTCAAGAACCTATGACTGCATTAAACCCAGTTAAATCTATTGGCAAGCAAATCATCGAGGTATTTGAATTACACAGGCCAGAGCTCACAAAAAAACAAATGCTTCAAGAAACCATCAGTGTACTAGATAAAGTGGGTATCCCTGATGCGCAAAAGCGAATATCTGAATACCCCCATCAACTGTCAGGAGGGATGCGTCAAAGAGTCATGATTGCAATGGCTTTAGCCTGTAAACCCGACTTGTTAATAGCTGACGAACCAACAACCGCACTTGATGTGACTATTCAGGCTCAGATACTCGACCTTATGCAGTCCCTGCAAAAAGAATACGGCATGGGTATTCTTTTCATCACACACGACCTGGGTGTTATTGCGCAACTATGTGATGACGTAGTGGTTATGTATGCAGGTAGAGTAGCTGAGAAATGCAGTGTAGAAGCGTTATTCAAACAGCCAAAGCACCCTTATACAAAAGGACTTTTAAACTCTATACCAAAATTAAATCAACCTAACAAAAGCCGCTTAAACACCATTGAAGGTCAAGTGCCAACCTTGCAGAACATGCCACAAGGCTGTCGCTTTTATAACCGCTGCCCTTTCAAACAAGATAACTGTAAAACACTAGACCATTCTTTTATCAACCAAAAAGGCAGCCATTATGTCAACTGCCTCCACTGGGATAAGTTTTAA